The Toxoplasma gondii ME49 chromosome XII, whole genome shotgun sequence genome includes a region encoding these proteins:
- a CDS encoding hypothetical protein (encoded by transcript TGME49_217510), with protein MSTSNINPPRGILQPKSPRVRSTSQQNEIAASYFMNPVVKTARVVEPFSLPKYLFPLNRSSASSARDTPRKHELEINTVQSILTTTPPLSVPESVIDSAASSPRCYAGWPGDSAPSSPRSVRWQAAAPAHPNTSAGALAWSTEPAKLVGVPSYNATRANTSPSTPAAPISDSVVYCEPLQTAEPQPLLDKSGKVFTYDEIYKKRQEFLDLTGVAHPEQHAQRTPAKGSYLEHYPVPPPLDGHNFSGDALLRSRLNPSDPLSYRREQGNPGHPEKFYHNDLMLDNIMIPGKMGEICPGTVSSYVDVPNFGRMQGLFAKQADGTVYPLITLPKMTPHDIFKTLDRMKAQRRNARRRNPLQALFCCQIAETEEEEYQYKYRLL; from the exons ATGTCCACCTCAAACATTAATCCGCCCCGGGGTATTCTTCAGCCGAAGAGCCCCCGGGTGAGATCGACATCGCAGCAAAACGAAATTGCTGCCTCTTACTTCATGAATCCAGTAGTGAAGACCGCCAGAGTAGTTGAACCATTTTCGTTACCGAAGTACTTGTTCCCTCTCAATCGCAGCTCAGCCTCAAGTGCACGTGATACTCCGAGAAAGCACGAACTGGAGATTAACACCGTCCAGTCGATCCTGACCACGACACCCCCCCTCAGTGTTCCAGAGTCGGTGATTGACAGTGCTGCAAGTTCGCCGCGTTGTTATGCGGGATGGCCTGGAGACAGTGCACCAAGTTCGCCGCGGTCAGTTCGGTGGCAAGCGGCTGCACCTGCTCATCCAAATACTTCCGCTGGAGCTCTAGCTTGGTCGACAGAACCAGCGAAGTTGGTCGGGGTGCCTTCATACAACGCGACAAGAGCCAACACTTCGCCTTCGACCCCAGCTGCGCCGATCTCCGACAGTGTCGTATACTGCGAACCGCTGCAGACGG CAGAACCGCAGCCGCTTTTAGACAAGTCTGGCAAGGTGTTCACATACGACGAGATCTacaaaaaaagacaagaatTTCTTGACCTAACGGGCGTGGCGCATCCTGAACAG CATGCACAACGAACGCCGGCCAAGGGCTCTTATTTAGAGCACTATCCAGTTCCGCCACCACTTGACGGGCACAATTTCAGTGGAGACGCTCTTCTGAGGAGTAGATTGAACCCATCCGACCCACTGTCCTACAGGAGGGAACAGGGCAACCCCGGTCATCCGGAAAAGTTCTACCATAACGACCTCATGCTGGACAACATCATGA TTCCAGGGAAAATGGGAGAAATCTGCCCGGGTACCGTTTCCTCGTATGTGGACGTGCCGAATTTcggacgcatgcaaggcCTCTTTGCAAAACAAGCGGATGGCACGGTGTATCCGTTGATCACGTTACCGAAAATGACACCCCACGATATCTTCAAAACTCTCGACAGGATGAAGGCCCAGCGTCGAAACGCGCGCCGCAGAAACCCCTTGCAggctctcttctgctgccagatagcggagacagaagaagaagagtacCAGTACAAGTATCGGTTGTTGTAA